The proteins below are encoded in one region of Oryzias melastigma strain HK-1 linkage group LG7, ASM292280v2, whole genome shotgun sequence:
- the sycp2 gene encoding synaptonemal complex protein 2 isoform X4 gives MDEVLKNGNVQILEAFIERSSDQETLTHCSPHFLDKLDELVSKSLEQNDGKAASLGFASLHKLGKHLKLPHGEGLSEFMNKGLVQKMVQWFEKCKELWITCGPRWDEALFSLSENFLNALMVVHEASREGTMKITEHFLYPVGQLAVDPRIYILIQKEAIRKYNLILDKIPMELKKRRKILTSQESSDIMTKLAGRIMKGGDYDLQSSLMEALCRMATPALRKKLADQWFTLGHVATAFSQITDSEFETTCRKFLNMVNGMQGEKRRVCSYPCLEVFLGKYELLMPSDENLEEFWIDFNLDSRSITFYCSLPEEKEGHWETICINENEVESYSVTEEKKRQVLKIKLSEVVVVGEVEGSRLVIYFSCALDILQAARGVFGNIQNKRTSVSKTAIEMSSTQIVPESQVSLSGSEKTYAAPTSRVPPGICQMVTPSRMKVSESTGFVRTSASGKVNPDYFAAFKSSDKDKGRSSVQTASVCDTTVRISTNAGGIKQKKTPEAEATEMFVADQKGEPSQEHEIVPDTQHRAGLKTSSNLSKLSISEILTMPTQKVCTLPQQGLVGPQQTSSSRQKNSVSHPNLAIQKQFHSELTLRLQQVQRERNTDPPLQQPVMLLRKTPNTRGRSKDRSCGNLGDFPEKKNNTKEECKGNLETVSAEVKSSTARTTRKRMKDKEKTKMTLSSNEKRNAEVAGNMVKFISSHYDKNTQSTGNPAPPAVSPTQKCIPPSINRPNFNMSWLSKYKGKIPGALSFTAPNQKNTTNSVRPSKDVFEFNLDSPLSVGRKNKTHAEISAISSRSSAVSTTKKARKPETKSKPKSKKHVFSDTEVETTRTEVSWLIESSMKPKKKVNQYQRQAVRKPRANSPHPGQKSPDLLPPTLNPLKGNNKPKTKNPGLKKPVDQPKEAKMVRSTAASSIPEAPGKRPRRGAALTRSYRELHSDDSLSEPENVPAPKKCSVARKKKNKESTSEVPHLKKKTNIFTDQPEHSDKRERNSSSRSSSSRQSDVEKQPALKLSSDDDLQISPGAKKKTANPAQKRRKPVKDSSGPSKNSSPSSVEKMRSAEGSASTVNLACSTTLTPQGSPVPVSPMLPCQGAPSSILLLRKPCSTVSSEGEGKTSLHSSEKNFNLSKRHLGRPESTPCSRKHEIAVSRPLNGPKTPEEHLPLKPQPTFYPSTQPLLTSTLLQQKIPPVTSTPQSPYPEDSPGLGCQLDFRKVSTESLDSLSPSSAKSVEISSRSFKESPNVPVTVSIQREQTPLAAQDLDASQPFISGPSRKRRSSMSSNSDEEKKNRYGKEKKKKNQFRTQRSPRIKPRKLFKSFTEVSASEKMSLAVSTSHLSFTHCGSDATDGDVDVDESLGCPDISVNQSSLYQHLSSELKNKLQNRCKVLEVYGKESSKSVKKHISSINVQLNKHRTQRLEHVKEVLLEEIHSMEENENMLNNMEKDLTIFWKKQTGTFKKYQKQEVRRNETLKRALQMNASPSLKYEAEIFTSEMCLIKKDMKSVQDRLLNEMLEGEIQSVKRGLHALFFQ, from the exons ATGGATGAGgtgttaaaaaatggaaatgttcaAATACTTGAAGCCTTTATTGAAAGATCCTCGGATCAGGAGACCCTCACGCATTGTTCCCcacattttttggacaaattggACGAACTTGTCAGCAAA AGCTTAGAACAAAATGATGGAAAAGCTGCCAGTTTAGGTTTTGCTAGTCTCCACAAGTTAGGAAAACACCTGAAACTACCACATGGAGAAGGGCTCTCAGAGTTCATGAATAAAGGACTGGTACAAAAG atgGTACAGTGGTTCGAGAAATGCAAAGAGCTATGGATCACGTGTGGCCCACGCTGGGATGAGGCTTTGTTCAGTTTATCTGAGAACTTCTTGAATGCTCTAATg gtggtTCATGAGGCATCCAGGGAAG GAACAATGAAAATTACAGAGCACTTCCTGTATCCTGTTGGTCAGTTGGCAGTAGATCCCAGAATCTACATCCTGATCCAGAaagag GCCATACGCAAATACAACCTAATCCTGGACAAAATTCCAATGGAACTCAAGAAACGGAGGAAGATCCTAACATCCCAGGAATCATCAGATATCAT gACCAAACTTGCTGGTCGAATAATGAAGGGTGGTG ATTATGACCTGCAGTCATCATTGATGGAAGCATTGTGCAGAATGGCGACTCCAGCCCTGAGGAAAAAACTTGCTGATCAGTGGTTCACTTTGGGGCATGTGGCTACTGCTTTCTCTCAGATCACAGATTCAGAGTTTGAGACG ACTTGTCGTAAGTTTCTGAACATGGTGAATGGCATGCAAGGAGAGAAGAGAAG AGTGTGCTCTTATCCTTGTTTGGAAGTTTTTCTGGGAAAGTATGAG CTCCTGATGCCCTCAGATGAGAATCTGGAAGAATTCTGGATTGATTTCAACCTCGACAGTCGCAGCATCACCTTTTACTGCTCTCTACCTGAGGAGAAG GAAGGTCACTGGGAGACGATCTGCATCAATGAGAATGAAGTTGAAAGCTATTCTGTTACAG aggaaaaaaagaggcagGTCTTGAAGATAAAGCTGTCAGAGGTGGTGGTGGTTGGGGAAGTGGAAGGATCCAGACTCGTCATTTACTTCAGCTGTGCCTTAGACATCCTACAGGCTGCTCGCGGCGTCTTTGGCAACATTCAAAACAAA CGCACATCTGTATCAAAAACTGCAATAGAGATGAGCAGCACCCAG ATTGTTCCTGAAAGTCAGGTTTCCTTAAGTGGGAGTGAGAAAACTTATGCAGCCCCCACTTCACGTGTCCCTCCTGGAATTTGTCAG atGGTGACTCCTTCCAGGATGAAGGTGTCGGAGTCCACAGGCTTTGTAAGGACCAGTGCAAGTGGAAAAGTGAATCCAGACTATTTTGCTGCATTCAAATCATCAG ACAAGGACAAAGGGAGATCCTCTGTGCAAACAGCATCTGTGTGTGATACAACTGTGAGAATCAGTACAAATGCTGGTGGCATTAAACAAAAG AAGACTCCAGAGGCAGAagcaacagaaatgtttgtagCTGATCAGAAGGGAGAGCCGTCTCAAG AGCATGAAATTGTACCTGACACCCAACACAGAGCTGGCTTAAAAAC atcATCTAATTTGAGCAAATTGTCCATTTCTGAAATACTAACAATGCCAACGCAGAAGGTTTGCACTTTGCCTCAACAAG GTTTGGTGGGACCACAACAGACTTCATcctcaagacaaaaaaattcagtttcccACCCAAACTTAGCCATCCAAAAACAATTTCATAGTGAGCTCACCCTGCGCCTGCAGCAGGTCCAACGTGAAAGAAACACAGATCCTCCACTTCAGCAGCCAGTTATGCTACTGAGAAAAACACCCAATACCAGAGGGCGCTCAAAAGACAGAAGCTGCGGAAATCTGGGtgattttcctgaaaaaaagaacaacactAAAGAAGAATGTAAAGGCAATCTGGAGACTGTCTCAGCAGAAGTCAAGAGCTCCACAGCCAGAACAACACGTAAGAGAATGAAAGATAAGGAGAAAACTAAGATGACTCTTTCAAGCAACGAGAAA AGAAATGCAGAGGTGGCTGGCAATATGGTGAAGTTCATTTCTAGCCACTACGATAAAAACACCCAAAGCACAGGAAATCCAGCCCCCCCTGCAGTCAGTCCCACCCAGAAATGCATCCCCCCTTCTATCAACAg ACCAAATTTCAACATGAGCTGGTTATCAAAATATAAA ggGAAAATACCTGGAGCTCTGAGCTTTACAGCACccaaccaaaaaaacacaacaaactcaGTCAGGCCAAG TAAAGATGTCTTTGAATTCAACCTTGACTCTCCTCTCAGTGTTGGG AGGAAGAACAAAACCCACGCAGAAATCTCTGCTATTTCTAGCAG ATCCTCTGCTGTCAGCACAACCAAGAAAGCAAGGAAACCTGAGACCAAA AGTAAACCCAAAAGTAAAAAGCATGTGTTTAGTGACACAGAAGTGGAAACCACCAGGACAGAGGTCAGCTGGCTGATAGAATCCTCCATGAAGCCCAAGAAAAAAGTGAATCAGTATCAAAGACAGGCTGTCAGAAAACCCAGAGCCAACTCTCCTCATCCTGGGC aaaaatctcCAGATTTGCTCCCACCCACTTTGAATCCTCTAAAAGGGAATAACAAACCCAAAACG AAGAATCCTGGTTTGAAGAAACCAGTGGATCAACCAAAGGAAGCAAAGATGGTGAGGTCAACTGCAGCCTCCAGCATACCAGAAGCACCTGGGAAAAGACCCAGAAGAGGTGCAGCCTTAACAAGGAGTTACAGAGAGCTTCATAGTGATGACAGCCTGTCTGAACCCGAGAACGTTCCCGCTCCAAAG AAATGTTCTGTGgcgagaaagaagaaaaacaaagagtcCACTTCAGAGGTGCCTCatctaaagaagaaaacaaacatctttacaGACCAACCTGAACATTCAGACAAGAGGGAGaggaacagcagcagcaggagcagcagcagcaggcagtCGGATGTTGAAAAACAACCTGCTCTAAAG CTCAGTTCCGATGATGACCTTCAGATTTCTCCTGGAGCGAAAAAGAAAACTGCCAATCCTGCTCAGAAACGGAGAAAGCCTGTCAAAGACTCCTCGGGTCCCTCCAAGAACTCCTCCCCTTCCTCTGTTGAGAAGATGAGAT CTGCAGAGGGGTCAGCCTCAACCGTGAATTTGGCCTGCTCCACTACCCTCACCCCACAGGGGTCCCCAGTCCCTGTCAGCCCCATGCTTCCCTGCCAGGGCGCCCCCTCGTCCATCCTGCTGCTACGCAAACCTTGCTCTACAGTCAGCAGTGAAGGAGAAGGCAAGACATCTTTGCACAGTTCAGAGAAGAACTTCAATTTATCCAAACGTCACTTGGGGAGGCCCGAGTCCACTCCCTGTTCACGGAAACATGAAATCGCTGTGTCCCGACCTCTCAATGGACCCAAAACACCAGAG GAACATCTGCCTCTAAAACCTCAGCCTACATTTTATCCGTCCACTCAGCCCCTGTTAACCTCAACTCTACTTCAGCAAAAAATCCCTCCCGTAACTTCTACCCCTCAGTCGCCTTACCCTGAAGACAGCCCTGGTTTGGGATGTCAGCTTGACTTCAGAAAAGTCTCAACAGAATCCCTGGATTCACTAAGCCCGTCGTCTGCCAAGTCAGTGGAAATCAGCAGTAGAAGCTTCAAGGAGAGCCCCAATGTTCCAGTGACGGTCTCCATCCAAAGAGAG CAAACACCACTGGCAGCTCAGGACCTGGATGCTTCACAGCCTTTTATTTCAG GGCCCAGTCGCAAGCGTCGCAGCTCAATGTCCAGTAAttctgatgaagaaaagaagaatagatatggaaaagaaaaaaagaagaaaaaccagTTTAGAACGCAGCGCTCTCCTCGAATCAAACCAAGGAAACTCTTCAAGTCAT TCACTGAAGTGTCTGCTTCAGAAAAGATGAGCCTGGCTGTTTCTACATCTCACCTGAGCTTCACTCACTGTGGATCTGATGCAACCGATGGAGACGTAGATGTGGATGAGAGCTTAGGTTGTCCAGACATTTCTGTAAACCAGAGTAGCTTGTACCAGCATCTGAGCTCTGAGCTGAAAAACAAGCTGCAG aACCGCTGCAAAGTGCTGGAAGTTTACGGCAAGGAGTCTTCAAAGTCTGTTAAGAAACACATCTCTTCCATCAATGTCCAGCTTAACAAACACAG AACTCAAAGACTCGAGCATGTTAAGGAGGTTCTCCTGGAAGAGATCCACAGCATGGAGGAGAACGAGAACATGCTGAATAACATGGAGAAAGACCTGACT ATATTTTGGAAAAAGCAAACAGGGACCTTTAAGAAATACCAGAAGCAAGAAGTAAGGAG